ATGTCTAAACGAAGCTTAGCTAGATTTCTCAGCTGTACCTCATCCTCATAATAAGTCTTCTTGTATTGGTTCTTATATTCTTCTTGGAAATACGAGTCTTCGTATTTTCTTTCCTGGGCTAATCGATAGTAATGGACCCCCGTGCGACGACAGACCATGTAGGCGTCGGGAAACTGAGGATGGGGTTCCAGTTCGAGTATAGAGGACATGCTTGCCTAACTGAACCTTGTCACAGACTCATCCTTACGTAAAGGAAAATCCCCCTCTCGAAAAGAAATACACCCGGAAAAGAATCCTCCGAATCTGCTTGAAAAAACCCTTACGAATCCAGGAATTGAAGAGAACGAAGAAAAGGAAGCCCCTGCCGAATGAGCATATTGGAAAAAATCAAATCCCTCGGGTTAGAACTCCCGCCTACTCCTAAGGCCATAGCCGCATACATACCAGCCTCCCAATCCGGAAACCTAGTGTTTACTTCCGGCCAATTGCCGATGAAAGACGGAAAGCTAATGCTCACTGGGATCCTAGGAGCAGGCCTCGGAGTAGAAGATGTGAAGGCAGCTGCAGAACAAGCTGCTCTAAACGCACTCGCCGCGATCAGCGGAGTGATCGGAGATTTGGATCAAATCAAATCCATCGTTAAGATAGGAGTCTTTGTGGCTTCTTCTCCCGAATTTACGGAACAACATCTAGTAGCAAATCATGCTTCTAACTTATTGCTCAGTATTTTTGGAGAAGCGGGACGTCATGCGCGCTTTGCGGTAGGAAATTCCTCCCTGCCTTTAGGAGCTCCTGTAGAAGTGGAGATGACGGTTTCCTTATAATGATACGCTCCTTATTGAGAGACTTAAGCCTTGCAGTTCCGGCCGTTCCCATCATACTCAACGGCTGGAAAAAATTCTTATCCCAGCTCTTCGGGAGATTCTTAGATTTCTACTCCGATAAAAACGGTAAGGAAAAACTATTATTTATATTAGCATTATTGCAATTGTTCTTTAGCTTAACTAGCTGGATCAATTATTCCATAGACTTGGGAGTAGAATCTTCTTCGGATATGGTTTCTAAGATCGCAAATCTACTCGGACTAGGGCATGATAGTAATGGAAAAGAAGAAGTGAACATGCGAGTCGCAATAAATATATTCTTCATACTCCCATGCTTCTTGACATTTTTCTTTGGAGGTTTTTGGAGAAGCCTTTGGGTAAGTAAGACGATCCTAAGCTTACAAGGCATCAGCGGACTATTATTTCTGCTTGGAGTCTTGTTTCCTGATATCTTCTTTGTTAGCTTTTTGAAAGAAGAAGATTATGTGTACAATCTGAATTTCTACGCTTTCTTTACAACTTGGTCTCTCACCACCTTGGTTGTCTTGAGTTCGGGAAACTCCAAGACCTAAAAGATCATCTTTATTAATAAAATGGAATCTTTTGACTGGGACTCCGTTCGATCGCCTTTAATTCTCACATTACAGGTAACCTTATTCTCCACATTTTTTGCTACGCTTGTGGGGATTTTATTCGCCTATCGAATGTCCAAGGCTCGATTTATAGGAAAATCATTCTTGGACGCAGTATTCACTTTGCCCATGGTGCTCCCGCCTACAGTTCTCGGATATTATCTGCTAGTCTTGTTCGGCAAAAGAGGAATACTAGGTTCCTTCTTATTAGAACATTTCCAATATTCTATATTATTTAATTTGCATGGAGCTGTTCTTGCTTCGGCAATCGTTTCCTTTCCCTTAGTCTACAGATCTGCAAAGGCAAGTTTCGAGGATTTAGATCCAGAATACGAAGAAGCCGCCTACACTTTGGGGAAATCTAAGTGGGCAACTTTTCTACTCGTAATTCTTCCTCTTTCTTGGAGAGGGATTTTGGCCGGTTCCATGATGGCTTATGCAAGAGGGATGGGAGAATTCGGAGCCACCTTAATGATAGCGGGGAATATACCTGAAAAAACTCAGACCTTGGCCTTAGCTATCTACGACTCAGTCCAAGCAGGAAACGATACTTTTTCTTTACTGCTCGTAATTGTTGCTTCTATTACATGTGTATCGGTTCTAACTTTGGCAGGAATTCTACTCAAAAAACCTCATTGGTAAAAGGCGTTCGAATGAAGACCAGAAAGTATTCGCTAATCCTAATATTCTCTCTACTATTTAACGTTTCCTTACTCGCTCAAGAGAAGGAAAAAGAGATCCTTGTTTCCGCTGCCTCAAGCCTCACGGACGTATTAAAAGAAATCGGGATCGTTTTCCAAGAGAAGACAAAGATCAAACCAGTATTCAATTTCGGTTCTTCCGGAAGTCTGTATCAGCAGATCGAAAAGGGAGCACCTGTGGATGTTTTCATCTCTGCGGACCAAGACATCACCGATAAAGGAATCGCAAACGGAATCTTAGAATCGAATACTAAAACGATTCTTTTAAAGAATACCTTAGTCCTAGTAGTTCCAAAGAATAGCACTGCAAAGATCGAAAAACTGCAGGACTTGCAAGCACCGGAGATCAAAAAAATAGCGATCGGAAATCCAAGCTCCGTTCCCGCTGGTAAGTATGCCGAAGAAGTTCTAAGCAAAGACGGACTGAACAAGACTTTAAAAGATAAATTCATTCCTGCAGAAAACGTAAGACAGGTTTTGGATTATGTAGGAAGAGAAGAAGTGGACGCAGGCTTTGTCTACAAAACGGATGCTCTCGTCGCCGAGTCAAAAGTAAAAGTCGTCTTACAATTGAGTGGGCATAAACCGATCCTTTATCCCGGGATTTTAGTGAGCGGCATTAAGAATTCAGCGGATGCAAAATCCTTCTTGAATTTTCTGCATCAATCTCCCGAAGCCAAAGCCTTATTTACAAAATATAAATTTACACTTCCTTAATGTCTCTTTCCGTCGATATCCAGAAGAAACTAACTGACGGAGAAAGAGAATTTCTTCTGGATGTGCAATTTGAGTTCCAAGGAAATTTTCAAGTCTTGTACGGGCCTTCCGGCGCGGGAAAAAGCCTGACCTTAAAGGCAATTGCAGGACTTTTAAAACCGGATCGAGGCAGGATCCAATTTAAAGATCGGGTATATTTCGATTCTAAAGCAAAGACAATCATCCCTGCCGAAAAAAGAAATCTGGGATACTTATCTCAGAATTATGGATTATTCCCTCATTTGACCGTGAGAAAAAATATAGAATTCGGATTGAAAGGCCTGTTTCAGATCCGCGCGGACAAGAGAACGAGAGAATCCGTTGCAAACTTAATGGAATTATTCGAAATACAGGAAACTGCGAACAGCTATCCTAGATATCTTTCCGGAGGACAGAAGCAAAGAGTTGCATTGGCAAGAGCTCTTGCCCGAAATCCTGAAATTCTTCTCTTGGATGAACCGTTCGCAGCCTTGAATCCGGATCTAAGACAAAAGATGAGAGAGGAATTAAGGTCTCTGCGAAATAGGATCGATGTTCCGATTCTTTTGATCTCGCATGATAGGATAGATCCTGATTTCTTCGGAGTCTCTCCCCTTTACATGGAAGACGGGAAAATCAGGCAAGGCCCCGCTACTACAGATTAAGATTTTATAATGTATTTTAATATAGGATCCGGATTAGTAATCGAAAATTCCTAGATCCATCTTCGCTTCTTCAGAAGCCATAGCTCTTGGATCCCATTTTGGAGTCCAAACAACTTCCACATCAACAGAATTGATGCCTTCCACGCGAAGAGCGTTGTCCTGAATCTCCTGTTTCATCTGAGGTCCGGCAGGACATGCCATGGAAGTATAGGTCATCTCGATCTTGGCCTTATCTCCTTCCACTTGAATACGATAGATAAGTCCCAGTTCCGCGACCGAGATCCCGATCTCCGGATCTTCTACTCTATGGATCTCCGCATAGACCCTTTTTTCTATATCTTGCGTTGGTAATTCTAATAATTGCATGTCTAGTAATTAGTCTATTCTCGCTCAGAATTAGTGTAAAGAATTTTATAGAGAAGAAACTGAGCTCAGGCCTTAACCTAAGAAAGAAGAGAAGAGTCCGGCCAAAACAATGACCCAGCTCGGCAATTGGAAGAAGAAGGCAAAAACGAATAATACCATGACTATGACCGAATCCAGTCCGGAGCGAATCGTCGAAACAAGAACTGGATCGTATAAAGCAGCCAATAGAATTCCGAGGACTGCCGGTTGGATCGTAGTCAATGCAGCTTCTACCTTTGGATATTTTCGCAATTTTTGCCAAAAAGGAAATATCCCGAACACCAGAAGAAAGGAAGGAAGAAATACAGAGATCGTTGCAAGGATTGCTCCTGTCACACCTTGGATCATTGCACCTAAAAAAGTAGCAAAGGTGAACATCGGCCCAGGAACTGCTTGGGCTGCTCCATAGCCGATAAGAAATATTTCCGAAGAAAGCAATCCCTTCTGCACCGTTTCTCCTTCGAGTAAGGGAAGCACAACATGACCTCCTCCAAAAACCAAGGCACCGGATCTATAGAATCCATCTACGATGTCCAAGAGGGGATCCTTATATAAGAAATCTATAAATGGAAGCGTGAATAATAAGAAAAAGAAGATAAGTAAGCAATAGAAAGCATTTTTAGGAGATGCAAATTCCAAGAAGGAAGATGTCTGAAAATCCCGAGGATCATCCGAAACAATTTTACTCGAAAATAAAAATCCTATACTAGCGGAGACAAAGATGATCAAGATTTGAGAATATGCGTTTCGAAAAAGAACGGAAGCGAGAAATGCAGAAAGGCAAAGAGTGATACCTCTTAGATCCTTTGCGTAGCTTCCCCACATGGAACAAACCGCCTGGGATATCACCGCGCATGCGACCAGTTTTAGTCCATGCACCCATCTCAGGTCGGGAATTATATTTGATTTTACTAATATTGCAAAAATGAATAATAGAAGAGCAGAGGGAAGAGTAAATCCGGTCCAGGCAAGGATCCCTCCTTTCCAACCCGATCGGATCGTTCCTATGCTAATCCCCATTTGACTGCTAGCAGGTCCTGGGAGTATCTGACAAACAGCAAGAAGTTCGTTAAACTGTTCTTCTTTGATCCAAAGTTTCTTTTTAACGAACTCGGTGTGAAAGTAAGCGATATGCGCTATCGGCCCGCCGAAAGAGATCAATCCTAACTTCAAGAATGTGAGAAATACTTCCCAACTTTCGTGCATGAAAAGATCGATCTCTTAATCGTTAACTATCCCTCTACTTTTGCCAAGGAAAGATGGCGCGTAACTTAGGATTTCTAAGATACAGACCGGCCCAAAGAATAATCCCCATATACACAGGAAAAAGGATATGGCTGCCCCAAGGATTCAAGACCCGAACATGAGTAGCGACTGCTCCACCCAAATATCCAGTCAATAAAATCCCTCCTACGATAGCGGTTCTCGGAAACGCATATAGAAGAGTGGAAACGATTAATGTAGTCCCAATCCCTGGCATCGTGGACATAGGATATCCGAGTTTCTCGGAATCAGCTAATGCTTCCTTTGGCATTTTATCCAAAAAGAATTTCATGACACCGTCTAAGAGTAGAAAGGCGACAATTAGGCCGCTTAGAATTCGACCCGTCCATAATTGTCCCTTCGAAATGTTTTCAGATTCCATAAAAGAATTCCTCCAATACAAACCAACGGGTCGCCATTTTGCAGATTTCTTAGATCGTTTCAAGCAATTTTAATATACTTCTACTTAGCCCTCGACCGGGATCCAAATCTCTATTCCCCCTAACCCGGTTTGCGGATTGAATTCTTTTCCGTATCTTTCCAAGTTTGGCGCTTCTGCCGGCTTAACTTTCGCAGTAGGAAGCCAATTCTTTTCGATAGCAGCAAAGGTTGCTCTTATCCCTGCTACATGGCCTTTATGAGTAAAGACCGCGTATTTCTGAGAAGATAGCTTTAACGATTTAAGTTCTTTCGGAATATTCGAAGAATTGGATACTTCTACACAAGTCATATAATCGAAAAATCCTTCCGCATCGAAGTTATAGCAAACTCCGTAAGCCGTTGGGCCCGTCTGGCCTTGGATATTTCCCAAGTAAGAAGAGAATTTTTGCCATTGGTTCGGAATTCCTCCGGGAGCTTGGCAATCATAGTGTTCTGTGATTCCCACCATCAATCTAGGCGGGATAGTTTCGAATCTTGGCGGATCTAATTCCGGTAGTGGTTCTGCGTTCATAGTGATAGCCTCAACTAAAGAAATATTGTTCAAATCCCCCGAAGACCTAAATTGCTCCGGAGTGATCTCGAATTGCTCGCGAAAGGCTCTAGTAAACGCTTCGTGGGAACCGTAACCTACTTCGAGAGCAAGATCCAAAATGTTAGGACCACTCCGAGTAAGTCGTTTCGCCGCTTCACTTAACCTTCGACCGCGAACATATCTCATTAAAGGAACGCCCATTGTATAGGCAAAGGTCCTGGTTAAATGAAAGGGAGAGACTCCCGAAACCTTAGCGATATCCTCTAGATTGATATCATCTCTGGAATGACTTTCTATAAACCAAAGAGCCTTTTGCACAAAATCCATTCAGATTCCTTAATGTGGATTCGATTCTATCTTCTTCCGTTTCGGCTTGCTTGATAGTTCTTGCGATCTTATAAAAATTTGAGGATTTTCAATCTTTTTCCGGGAATTATTTTACCCAGTTCTCAGTTTTCAGTTCTTTAATCCTCTTGAATTCTTTCTCGTTATTGGTAACGAGTATGCAATCGTTTGCAATCGCCTGAGAGGCTATTAATAGATCGAATGGGCCTATCGGTTTTCCCTGCTTCTCCAATTGAAATCGGATCCTGGCAGATATTTGAGCTTCTCTACTTCCGTAAGGAAGAAGATTGAGATAACTTAGGAACTCGCTGAGGACTTTTGTATTCTGTTCTTTCTTGTGGCTCTTCTGAATTCCGTAATGAAGTTCAAACTCGGTAACTGAGGAGATATAAATATTCTCCAAAGTGATTTTTTTGAATTTCTCCTGAACAACTGGAGGCCTTTGATTGATGATATAAATGCAGATATTCGTATCTAATAGATACTTACTCATAGAGAGTCGCGTTTATCGTATTGGGTAGGCTGCTCTCTTTCTATCTTCAGATCGCTTGAAAATTCATTCAAGGTTTCCCACAGACGATCTACTACGTCATCGATCGGGGTTAAGATTATGTTTTTACCTTCTCTACGAATATAGACTTCTTTACCTTTGAATCTAAACTGCTTAGGCAAGCGGATTGCTTGGCTATCCCCATTCTTAAAGATCTTAGCTCTGTTCGAAATCATATACATATATATACAACTATATATATTCTTCGGTCAATGATTTTTCTTTAAGATCCTTTCCAGAGTATTCCAGGCAAGAGTGGCGCATTTGATGCGGGCCGGGATCTTCTTCACTGCTTCCAAGGATTCTAGATCTTCGTATTCTTCCGCAAAATTTGGTTCTTTATCTTCCAAAAGCATTTCTTTGAATTCGTGCAGAAGAGATCTTGCTTCGTCCAAAGTTTTTCCATAAAGACTGTCGGTGAGCATTGACGCGGAAGCTTGAGAGATAGAGCAGCCTTTTCCCCAAAAGCTGATCTTAGAGATAGTATTCCCTTCTAATTCTAAGAAGAGTTCCACCTCATCTCCGCATAAAGGATTCACTCCTTCTTCATGGAGATGGGCATGTTCTAGCCTTCCGTGGTGTCTAGGATTTTGATAATGATCTAAAAGAACTTCTTGGTAAAGACTATCGCTTAAGGACACGACCGAAAATCTCCTTCACTTTCTTTAGACCTACCAAAAGGGCATCTACGTCCTCTTTGGTATTATAAAGATAGAAGGAAGCTCTGCAGGTGCCTGCGATCCCCTTGAATTCCATGAAAGGCTGAGCACAATGGTGCCCGACTCGAATTGCAATCCCTTCCTCATCCAGAATGGAACCTACATCGTGAGGATGCACTCCAGGGAAATTGAAGGAGATCACTCCTCCTCTTTTGCTCAGGTCCGAGGTTCCGTACAATTCCAATCCGCCGAAATCTTCCAATCGATCCAGGGCATATTGCAATAGTTCCAATTCATGGTTTCTGATCTCTTGCATTCCTACGGATTCCAAGTATTCCAACGCAGCACCGAAGCCTATCACGCCTGAAATATTCGGAGTGCCAGCTTCCAATCTGGCAGGAAGATCCGCGTAAGTGGATTTCTCCTTCCAAACCTTGGAGATCATATCGCCGCCGCCCATCCAAGGAGGCATTGTGTCCAAGATCTCTTCCTTAGCGTATAAGATCCCGACGCCTGTAGGACCAAGCATCTTATGAGCGGAGAATGCATAGAAATCGAAATCTTGCTTTTGCACATTGGTAGGTAGATGGCAAATCCCTTGGGCACCATCCACAAGCACCTTAGCGCCTACCTGTCTTGCTCTTCGGATAATTGCATCTAGATCATGAATCGTCCCGGTCACATTGGACATCTGAGCGACTGCGACTAATTTAACTCTCTCAGTGATGATCTCATCTATATTACTTAAATCTAAAGTAGAATCCTGGTTTAGTGGAATAAACTTCAGGACAGCTTGTTTTTCCTGAGCAAGCATTTGCCAAGGAACCAAATTGGAATGATGCTCCAATTCGGTGAGAACGATCTCGTCACCCTCATGGATATTCGTGCGGCCCCAAGACTGAGCAACCAGATTGATGGACTCCGTAGTATTTCTAGTAAAGATAACCACCTTAGCGCAAGCGGCTCCAATAAATCTAGAAGTCTTGATCCGAGTCATTTCATATTTCTCGGTTGCCTTTTGGGAAAGAGAGTAAACTCCGCGATGAATGTTTGCATTCTCCGCTTCGTAATAATGGCGGATGGTATCGATTACAGATTTGGGCTTTTGAGAACTAGCAGCGCTGTCCAGAAACACTAAGGGCTTGCCGTTCATCTCCGTAGAGAGAATCGGAAAATCATTGCGGATCTTTTCCAGGTTCCAACTCAAGGTTTCCTTCTCCTTAGTGTGCTCATGTCAATCCTCTAACTCTACTTCGACATCGTCACCCACGATTCTTGTCTTATAGACTGGCAAATCCTCCACCGCGGGCATACATAAGACCTTTCCGGTGCGAATATTGAACTTAGCTGAGTGTCTAGGACAAACGATTACGTCCCCTTCCAAATCACCTTCGGCTATTTCTTCTCCGTCATGGGTGCAGAGATCCGCAAATGCACAGATCTCATTTCCTAGTTTTGTCAGACCGACCTTATGATAACGAGTTTCGGCTACGAACACCTTGCCTTCTTGCAGGTCGGAAAGCTTCGCGAGCTTTTGGAATTCGCCCATTATTCCCCCAACATTCTGGATTCTATCATAGAACCCAATTCTTCTCGAATGCTTTCGGAAGGAAATTCTCGAACTACTTCTGCTAGGAAACCTTCTACAATCATTTTTCTGGCTTCGGACTCGTCGATGCCTCGAGATGCAAGGTAGAATAATTGCTCTTCGTCGATCTCTCCTACAGTGGCCCCATGCTCGCATTTCACGCTATCGGCAAATACTTCCAACTTAGGAATGGACTCTGCTCTCGCGGTTCTATCCAGAAGAAGATTATTATTGATCTGAATTGCTCCCACATCCTTGCAATGAGAAGGAATATGAAGATTGCCCGTAAAGACATGGTGGGCCTTTTCTCGGACCACAGTGCGATATAGAATAGAACTTTGGGCATGACTTTCTGAATGAAGAATGCGAACTTCAGTGTCCTGAAACTCTCTCGCCTTAAGAGGGGAAAGGCCCGCATAACGCGTCCAACATCCTTTTCCTGCGATTACGGAGTCATAGAAGGATTTGCCTTTGTATCCACCCCAGGAAGCGATGCTTGCATGGAATTTAGAGTCCTTCTCTTGAACCGAATGAGCCGCTCTAAAATGAAAGGTAGAATCTCCCAAATTCTCAATCGTAGAATACTGAAAATCGCCGTTGGCAGGAGTCAGGAGTATCGTAACCCCGCTCATCAAAATCAAATCCTTTTGAGAAGGAGAAATCCATCTTTCCAAAAGAGAAACTTTCTCATTCGAAGGAGCTTCCACAATCAATAAGGGAAGTATAATATTCCCTTCTTCGCAACTGATTCGGATCTCCGGCAAGTCTTCGGAAGAATTTAATTTAATATAATATGCGTGAGTAAAACGAGCAAAAACGAAACTCGGGAACCATTCCTTAGAATAAAAGGAAAGACTTGGCTCCGCTTTTTTCAAGACCTCGGAGAGTTTTTCGGGAGAAAGCTCTTCCAGCTTGCTTATTTTCGCGCCGGAAGAAGCGAAAAAGCTTACCGAAGAATCGGAACAAACTCTAGTATATTCAGAAATTTTAAAATTAGAAAGGCTGATCTTTCTCCAAGATTCAAGAGAAGAATTCGGAAAAGGAATCTCGGAAAGGTTCTTTTCTGCCTTACTGCGAAACTCTTTTAGAGAAGAAGGTTCCTTCTTCTCCTTAATGAAATCAGAAATGGATTCCGCCAAAAGCATTCCCTTTTAGTTTGCTCCCGATAGAATCCAGTCGTATCCTTTTTCTTCCAATTCGAGAGCGAGTTCTCTCCCGCCTGTCTTTAAGATCTTTCCTTGAGCGAATACGTGTACGAAATCAGGAGTCACGTAATTCAACATGCGCTGGTAATGTGTGATGAGTAAAATGGATCGATCCGCAGATTTATTCTTAGTGATCCCTTCGCTAATGATCCGAAGAGCGTCGATATCCAGACCGGAATCGGTCTCGTCTAGAACGGAAAGTTTCGGCTTCAGCAAAGTCATCTGAAGGATCTCGTTTCTCTTCTTTTCCCCACCGGAGAAACCGTCGTTTACATATCTTCCGATCCAAGTATCAGGAACATCCAGAAGAGCAGTTGCTTCTTTCAATTCCTTACGGAATTCTTTTACAGGAAGTTCCTTGCCTCGAACGGATTTTAAAATGGTTCGTAGGAAATTCCCGATCGTGACTCCGGGAATGCTGGTAGGATATTGGAAGCAAAGAAAGATACCCGATCTTGCTCTTTCATCAGTGGGCTTTTCTAATAGAGATTCCCCTCGAAAAAGAATCTCCCCGGAAAGCACTTTGTATTTAGGGTGCCCCATGATGACATTTGATAAGGTACTTTTTCCGGACCCGTTCGGACCCATGATGGCATGGACTTCCCCTTCTCCGATTATCAAGTCGACCCCTTTCAGGATTTCTTGGATCTCACCGGATTCGGTTTCAATTCCCGCGCGAAGATTCGAGATTTTTAGTAGTTCCGCCACGTCAGGACTCCTGCCTAGGACTATGTTTTTAATCCTAGGTCGGAGATCAATAGGAAAGATGTTCTAAGTCGGGAGGTTCAGTAAGATTCCCAATCTAGACGAAGGATCAAAACGTGATTCTCGCCAAGATTCAGAGTGAATAAGACATATTGACGCTTGGTTTCTATATCGTGGAAGGCTTCCGTAAATCCTGAATTCCTGCTGGAATGATAGGTCTCGGCCTTATGGCGAATAAAGAAAGGTTTCCAAGCGTAATTATTTCCGATCTCGGTCAAAAGCCTAGTCCAAGGCAGATCGTAAGAATCCCGTTTAAAAGTAGGAGTTACCTGGTATCCGTGCATATCACAGATCAGAATAGAAGTGGTTTCGAGAGGAAGGCGATCCAAGATCGAGTTCAAGGACTCGGTCATCGCATTCTCAGAAGAGACATCTACCTGCTTGAATAAGTCCACGAACTGATCCAAGAAGGATTGTTCCCTTCTCAAATTTTCCAGAATCTCCAAGAAACGAAGGCCGGAGAATTTTTCGAGAGAGGTCTTGAGAGTCTTATTGAATCTCTTCTTGTCCTGGAAATCCAGAGCAGGACGGGAGAAATAATAGCCTTGTAGAAGATTTGCTCCCATCGAAAGAGCGAGATACAATTCCTCTTCGTTTTCTACTCCTTCAAAAAGAAGCTGAGAACCTAACCGCTGGGACATTTCGGAGATTGCAGAAAGAACATTTTTGAAAGAGCGTCGGTTCAAGCTCTCTCTCATGATCTTGATATCCACTTTCATGATGTCCGGATGGATGTATCCGATCCTTTCCAGATTGGAGAAACCTACTCCCAGATCATCCACTGCAATCTTAATTCCGCGTTCTCGGAAGAGGCTTACGATATAGAGAAGTTTTTCGATATTTCCTTCGAATTTATCTTCTGTGATCTCCAGAACTAGATCGTTCGGATTAATATCGTATTTTTCGATTAGGTGAAGGATATGAAGCCGTTTTACATCCAATACTTCTCCCGTGTATACCATGGAGAGGAAGTTTGGCATCATGTTGAGGAAGATCTTGGTCTTGAGTCCCGTTTCCTTTACATGTTTGATCGCTTTTTCGCGAATAATCCTGTCGATATGGACGAGTCGGATCGTATCCGTGTCCGGATTGTGAAAATGATAGCCTAAAGAACGGTAATCATTGGATTCAGGGGAAAATACTCTGCCCAAAACCTCGTAGCCTAC
Above is a window of Leptospira semungkisensis DNA encoding:
- a CDS encoding cysteine desulfurase yields the protein MSWNLEKIRNDFPILSTEMNGKPLVFLDSAASSQKPKSVIDTIRHYYEAENANIHRGVYSLSQKATEKYEMTRIKTSRFIGAACAKVVIFTRNTTESINLVAQSWGRTNIHEGDEIVLTELEHHSNLVPWQMLAQEKQAVLKFIPLNQDSTLDLSNIDEIITERVKLVAVAQMSNVTGTIHDLDAIIRRARQVGAKVLVDGAQGICHLPTNVQKQDFDFYAFSAHKMLGPTGVGILYAKEEILDTMPPWMGGGDMISKVWKEKSTYADLPARLEAGTPNISGVIGFGAALEYLESVGMQEIRNHELELLQYALDRLEDFGGLELYGTSDLSKRGGVISFNFPGVHPHDVGSILDEEGIAIRVGHHCAQPFMEFKGIAGTCRASFYLYNTKEDVDALLVGLKKVKEIFGRVLKR
- the chrA gene encoding chromate efflux transporter, giving the protein MHESWEVFLTFLKLGLISFGGPIAHIAYFHTEFVKKKLWIKEEQFNELLAVCQILPGPASSQMGISIGTIRSGWKGGILAWTGFTLPSALLLFIFAILVKSNIIPDLRWVHGLKLVACAVISQAVCSMWGSYAKDLRGITLCLSAFLASVLFRNAYSQILIIFVSASIGFLFSSKIVSDDPRDFQTSSFLEFASPKNAFYCLLIFFFLLFTLPFIDFLYKDPLLDIVDGFYRSGALVFGGGHVVLPLLEGETVQKGLLSSEIFLIGYGAAQAVPGPMFTFATFLGAMIQGVTGAILATISVFLPSFLLVFGIFPFWQKLRKYPKVEAALTTIQPAVLGILLAALYDPVLVSTIRSGLDSVIVMVLFVFAFFFQLPSWVIVLAGLFSSFLG
- a CDS encoding metal-sulfur cluster assembly factor, with amino-acid sequence MQLLELPTQDIEKRVYAEIHRVEDPEIGISVAELGLIYRIQVEGDKAKIEMTYTSMACPAGPQMKQEIQDNALRVEGINSVDVEVVWTPKWDPRAMASEEAKMDLGIFDY
- the vapB gene encoding type II toxin-antitoxin system antitoxin VapB; this translates as MISNRAKIFKNGDSQAIRLPKQFRFKGKEVYIRREGKNIILTPIDDVVDRLWETLNEFSSDLKIEREQPTQYDKRDSL
- a CDS encoding DoxX family protein, whose amino-acid sequence is MESENISKGQLWTGRILSGLIVAFLLLDGVMKFFLDKMPKEALADSEKLGYPMSTMPGIGTTLIVSTLLYAFPRTAIVGGILLTGYLGGAVATHVRVLNPWGSHILFPVYMGIILWAGLYLRNPKLRAIFPWQK
- the vapC gene encoding type II toxin-antitoxin system tRNA(fMet)-specific endonuclease VapC, producing the protein MSKYLLDTNICIYIINQRPPVVQEKFKKITLENIYISSVTEFELHYGIQKSHKKEQNTKVLSEFLSYLNLLPYGSREAQISARIRFQLEKQGKPIGPFDLLIASQAIANDCILVTNNEKEFKRIKELKTENWVK
- the sufU gene encoding Fe-S cluster assembly sulfur transfer protein SufU — encoded protein: MSLSDSLYQEVLLDHYQNPRHHGRLEHAHLHEEGVNPLCGDEVELFLELEGNTISKISFWGKGCSISQASASMLTDSLYGKTLDEARSLLHEFKEMLLEDKEPNFAEEYEDLESLEAVKKIPARIKCATLAWNTLERILKKNH
- a CDS encoding RidA family protein, producing MSILEKIKSLGLELPPTPKAIAAYIPASQSGNLVFTSGQLPMKDGKLMLTGILGAGLGVEDVKAAAEQAALNALAAISGVIGDLDQIKSIVKIGVFVASSPEFTEQHLVANHASNLLLSIFGEAGRHARFAVGNSSLPLGAPVEVEMTVSL
- a CDS encoding sulfate/molybdate ABC transporter ATP-binding protein, producing MSLSVDIQKKLTDGEREFLLDVQFEFQGNFQVLYGPSGAGKSLTLKAIAGLLKPDRGRIQFKDRVYFDSKAKTIIPAEKRNLGYLSQNYGLFPHLTVRKNIEFGLKGLFQIRADKRTRESVANLMELFEIQETANSYPRYLSGGQKQRVALARALARNPEILLLDEPFAALNPDLRQKMREELRSLRNRIDVPILLISHDRIDPDFFGVSPLYMEDGKIRQGPATTD
- the modA gene encoding molybdate ABC transporter substrate-binding protein — protein: MKTRKYSLILIFSLLFNVSLLAQEKEKEILVSAASSLTDVLKEIGIVFQEKTKIKPVFNFGSSGSLYQQIEKGAPVDVFISADQDITDKGIANGILESNTKTILLKNTLVLVVPKNSTAKIEKLQDLQAPEIKKIAIGNPSSVPAGKYAEEVLSKDGLNKTLKDKFIPAENVRQVLDYVGREEVDAGFVYKTDALVAESKVKVVLQLSGHKPILYPGILVSGIKNSADAKSFLNFLHQSPEAKALFTKYKFTLP
- a CDS encoding AraC family transcriptional regulator produces the protein MDFVQKALWFIESHSRDDINLEDIAKVSGVSPFHLTRTFAYTMGVPLMRYVRGRRLSEAAKRLTRSGPNILDLALEVGYGSHEAFTRAFREQFEITPEQFRSSGDLNNISLVEAITMNAEPLPELDPPRFETIPPRLMVGITEHYDCQAPGGIPNQWQKFSSYLGNIQGQTGPTAYGVCYNFDAEGFFDYMTCVEVSNSSNIPKELKSLKLSSQKYAVFTHKGHVAGIRATFAAIEKNWLPTAKVKPAEAPNLERYGKEFNPQTGLGGIEIWIPVEG
- the modB gene encoding molybdate ABC transporter permease subunit, which encodes MESFDWDSVRSPLILTLQVTLFSTFFATLVGILFAYRMSKARFIGKSFLDAVFTLPMVLPPTVLGYYLLVLFGKRGILGSFLLEHFQYSILFNLHGAVLASAIVSFPLVYRSAKASFEDLDPEYEEAAYTLGKSKWATFLLVILPLSWRGILAGSMMAYARGMGEFGATLMIAGNIPEKTQTLALAIYDSVQAGNDTFSLLLVIVASITCVSVLTLAGILLKKPHW
- a CDS encoding Rieske (2Fe-2S) protein — protein: MGEFQKLAKLSDLQEGKVFVAETRYHKVGLTKLGNEICAFADLCTHDGEEIAEGDLEGDVIVCPRHSAKFNIRTGKVLCMPAVEDLPVYKTRIVGDDVEVELED